GTAGGGCAGGCCGTGGCGCTGCACGTAGAAGCCGACCGCTGCGTATTCAAAAACTGCCGCATTCTGGGCAACCAGGACACTATTTACGCCGGGGTTGACAACAGCCGCCAGTACTACGTGAACTGCTACATCGAGGGTACTACTGACTTTATCTTCGGGCCGGCCACGGCGGTGTTTGAGAACTGCACCATCCATTGCAAGAAGAACTCCTACATCACCGCCGCCTCTACGCCTCAGGGCCAGCCTTACGGGTTTGTGTTTTTAAACTGCAAGCTCACCGCTTCCCCAGAGGCGACCAAAGTGTACCTGGGCCGTCCTTGGCGGCCTTACGCCCAGACGGTGTTCCTGAACACCGAGATGGGCGCCTTCATCAGGCCCGAAGGCTGGCATAATTGGAAGAAACCCGAGGCCGAGAAAACCACCTTTTACGCCGAATACAAATCCAAAGGTCCGGGCGCGGCCCCAGACAAACGTGAAAAATGGTCCAGGCAACTGAGCAGAAAAGAGGCGAAAAGATTCAAACCCGAAATCGTGTTGGCCGGCCAGGACAAGTGGAACCCCACTAAATAACCAGCCTGCGTTTTAAGGTCGTTTTTGCCAAAACCGGTCAAAACCAGCCTCCCAAAAATTGAACAGATAATGATTATGAAAAAGCTTACCTCCTATACCCTGTTACTTGTTGTCTTGCTTAGCGTCGCCTGCCGTTCGGGGCAAACCGCTGCAGAGACCCAGGCTGTGGCGAATCCCTCCGGCAAGCCCTGGTCGGTTTGGATGGCAGATTCTGAGATGAAACGCAGCCCGCAAGGCTGGATGATTGATTTCCGGCCAGAGCCGAAGTGGGATTACACCCAGGGACTTTTCGCAAGCGCCCTGGAACGCGTCTGGAAACGTACTGGTGACCGCAAGTACTTCACCTACATCAAGGCGTTTGCAGATACCATGATCACCGAGAACGGCACCATCAAGACCTACAAGAAAACCGACTAC
This Rufibacter radiotolerans DNA region includes the following protein-coding sequences:
- a CDS encoding pectinesterase family protein; translation: MKKWTAVFFLALLGFLAQAQQKKLVVAQDGSGDYTTIQTALDAIPAFPEERLEIHIKNGVYKEKLVISSWKTRISFIGEDRDKTIIVWDDYSGKGAINTFTSYTVLVQGNEFRAENITFENSAGPVGQAVALHVEADRCVFKNCRILGNQDTIYAGVDNSRQYYVNCYIEGTTDFIFGPATAVFENCTIHCKKNSYITAASTPQGQPYGFVFLNCKLTASPEATKVYLGRPWRPYAQTVFLNTEMGAFIRPEGWHNWKKPEAEKTTFYAEYKSKGPGAAPDKREKWSRQLSRKEAKRFKPEIVLAGQDKWNPTK